ctgtccctcggtctaggcgtcgtacccgtggggaccgggctttctcagtcctagcaccgttactctggaaccagttgccaccctcattcaggctgtccccttctctgccagtctttaagaaccacctaaaaacacacctcctccgcttggcgtttccagaacatgtttgattatggccctctattatgttgaatccattccacagttttcattggtacactcaatccatccactcaatccaattgtgtttcacacatttgtattttaccggaatgtttcatctatcttgttatttccattttgtattttgtaatttgtattttgtaatttgaatttcttttattgttgatttattcagtataattacttacaactgtaccatgttcagcgctttgggcttcctgacagggttgcggaaggcgctttataaataaagctttgattgattgattgattgataaactcTAATAAATACACTCGAACAGACCAAAACAATATCACGAGAACCCTGCCACGTTTTCTCTTTCACCCCCAGATAAGTTCAAGCATATGAAGACAACAGGAGACTACTATGTTGTTGTGGTGGAGGATACAAATCTGGGACAAATTGTTGCCACGGCAACTCTGATCACTGAACATAAATTCATCCACTCATGTGCAAAGGTACataacattttgtttattaactatGGATGCCAGCTGTTATCTAGTTTTTCTTTATCTCCAACACCATAAATAGTTAAACATTGATGTAGTAATTATTAGTTTAATATTTACCAAGTTTTTTTAATCCAGTTACTTTCAAATTGTTCTCCTGAAACAAAAAGTTTCAAAGATTAATTGATCTTGAACATGATAAAAATCAGTTTTTGTTTGCAGAGGGGTCGTGTGGAGGAGGTTGTCGTCAGTGACGTGTGCAGAGGGAAGCAGCTGGGGAAACTGTGAGTAGACCCGTGTCAACCTGACAAagtatttaaagggatacttcacaactttttatattttaacatcattttcttgagccagtatatgcTAAAATGACTCTCTAAAGGAttaatgaaaggtcacccagACCTtcatcaccccctgtggccagaatagtgcatttgcaacttcagagtgccagtctggACTGTtgaacttagaaaaaatggagctgacatacctggcgctgcagtctgcttccaacttgtttcctgcatgttttaaagatcatgaacacagctgatttgtttaatttaatgatgaatcactcctgcagaCTCTAAAGAGGCTGGTGAGACATTTCAGTggatagattaaggtgttaaaaagactaacgcacagcaaggataggttttgcttttggttctattaAACTGTCACTAGGGGGtgttaaagcaagccaaaactgcctagtctcctttTAATTCCCCAAAAGACTCAGAGCTTTGAAATAGAAATAATGTTTCTGCTTATTAAAACAGTCCTAGATTTAAAAACTACATTTAGCTTGTTGAAGGAAGCTTGGGATGTCTGATTGTAATGCAACAAAACGTCCGTCGTTtctgacctgctttcctatgTAAATTAGCAGAGATGggaaattgtggcatcaacaagtcatctccatatcgtgtttttcttcagctcagcaactaaaccaggcgatttcaatcagcacagtgaatgagcagaacaaaaacaccaCATGGAGATGACATGTTGATGCCACAGTTCCCATCTCTgccttttatttcatttttgtaaAAGCATTCTATCACATCAGCGTTTACACTTTAACACAAATTAGCTAAATTTCATTTCTATATTTTCTTTGTTCTACCACAAAACCATTTTTAGAACAAAAGCATCAGACTTAAAAaatatattgttttatttttcatcctaCTCAGGGTCACAGCTGTAATCAgcagagatgggaattgtggcatcaacgaGTCATctccatgtttttgttctgctctgcaactgaaccaggttcattcaacgtgctgattgaaatcacctggttcagttgctgaactgaacaaaaacatgacatggagatgacttgttggtgCCACAATTTCCCTTCTCTATGAATTCGTAATTTTTCTGATTGGCGGAGCATGCGTGTAACATTCCAGGGTGTATTGAATGTCCAGACTTTGAATTAATGCCAGATCGCTAGCCTAGATCCATAAAATTTGGCTACTGAGTTATCTGGATACTAAACACAAGTACAGTTTCTAGCTTTACGCATCATAAAGCCATCAAagtaaaccagccaatcagcacaCAGTTAATTTAATATTTATGTCCTGCCTGAGTGGGCGTGGCAAACCAGCTGCAGGATTTGGTTTAAATGTATATTAATGTTCCTGAATAACAGCTGTATAATTATCTCTCAAAATATTATTTAGGGCCGTGATTCGATTAAAAAAAttgaatctaattaattagaggctttgtaattaatctaaattaatcacatttttagagtgtttctgttttaacttaaacttctgttttcaactttgacacgttgcttgtgattgtttacggagtagtgagaacacgaagcgttctcccagcggcagccaggtgcctcttgtttgtctgactactttcataaactactgttagggcaaagaattattctgtctggtgtttTTAGCGCTGCAcatatgttacgtaaatgttaaaaatagcttaccgcaacttttgtaaagtttccggtgccaccgggcagctgcagcagagactaTCTCTGAACAATGtctgcgacacggactccgttgttgtctggaagttttttttccccaagttaagaaaagaggcggatgaGTTTCCTAAattctgcatcagtccaagcaaggcaacttctttctgtttttattccattttagtagccattagcactgtgtatTGTGTGcttcagtgatattcggtctacgagaAAATCGTGCAATAACAAAGGTTCCGCCTAGctcaagctgtgattaaatgcgttATTTTTTTTGAACGTgtctttttttctaattaattaaacataattaacgcgttaaaatcCCGGCCCTAATATTTTTCATATAAAATATCTTTATATACTAGATATCAAATAACTGAACAAGTATTGATTATTTACATGTTTGATTAACTTTAGAGGTCTGATGTTTGATTAACTTTAGAGATCTGATTTTAAgattgagcagtgcacaaaattaagatgCAACATTTGGTTAAATTCAGCTTCAGAAACGTGCATCAATTGTTACTGGTGACATTTTAGTGTGCACATAAGGTGGAAAACATTGACTGACCCATATCGGCTTTGGCAGTCGACCTCTAATGTTGAGCCCCCTAAATTTTTAAGTGCTTTATAAAGGCTCAAACATCTGTTTCCAGTTGTTTAACCCCCTCGTTTCTCCTCTCTCCACAGATTGGTGTCAACACTTACTCTTCTTAGCAAAAAACTGAACTGCTATAAAATCACTCTGGAATGCGCTCCCAAAAATGTGGCTTTCTACCAAAAATTTGGCTACAGCGCCTCGGACGAGACCTACATGCAGCGCAGATTCTGCGACTGAGGACGGCTGCAGCTTCAGCCTTTTGGGGCACAGACCAGCTCTGACATCGGCACTTGCTCTTGACGGGTTTTAAGCCTTGGGGGTCGGCCGGGGAGGGGGCCTATTGTTTGCAGTTGTCAAGTTTAAACAGCTGATTTCATAACAGTTAACTATACATCTCTGTGCACCAATGTCCATATGTTTGGTAACCATGGCTACCTCATCTGGATGGAGGTGTGCAGTCATCTATCTGTTTAAGAAAACCAACATGGGTTACTGTAAATTGAATGTCTTAATAAGTATGAGAAAAAAAAGAAGGGATGTGACTATGATCAAAACCAAATTTAATCACAAAATGAACTCAAGGCAACAAGAATTTAGTTATTCACATATTTAAATTCTGCCCCCAAAGACGATGAGCACTATGATTAACTtagattttgtttaatttttctcATCAAGCCTCAGCCATGTTGCTGGAAAATGAAGGCCTGAACGCTACAACAGGAAGCATTATAATGAAGACTGTTAGAATATTTCCAGTGAACAAAAAAGAGGCAACAGTTTTTAAGTTTTGTATTTGGTCAACAGCATCAGGTTTGAAGCATTTTCTAATGGGAAATAGtcaaagctgattttttaaagatcAGCTTTTATTTAAGCTTTTGTAATAGTTTTATTCTGAACAGGGAACATATTTAATATAACTTATTTCCAAATGTCAATCTAATAAACTGTTTAATGATGATCAGTGTTTTTCTCTGAAACATGTACCTCACCTCTGCTTTAAAGTGTAATTAGTGCATTTTCTTCCCAAAACTCAGAAATGTAGCGTTGTGGTAAATAGTGCCCTGACTTAGCTTTAGAGGACAAAACTGAATTACGAGTCAAGTACACTAGTTTATCAGATTTCCCGTGAACACACCAGTAAAATATTTAGACAAAACGTGAACAGCTGTTTAAAATGGGGAAACAACTCTGACAAAATGCATAAATATCAGAAAACAAGCACGTGTTAAATGCATTTATGATAGACACCTTAGTACAGCACTCAAAATGTTTCTTCTTTTAAGCAGTGAGTTCAATTTTTTTGTTCCTGCCTTTCCCACACGCACCTCGATGTTGGTTCATGACTAAAAGACATCACCATGACTCGTGTCCGCCACTGGGACACGTCCAGGCCAAGTCTCCTTAAGTCAACACTCCCCTCCCCCAACCTGGTCAACTAAACTAATTCAAGTATTGAAAGTGCATTATTGCAATACTGTCCCGCTGCAAATGCAAAATGCTTTAAATACTATAAAACTGCAAAAGTCTCCCATCAGTGCATACAGCTCAGAAAAAAACAGAATTATTTAATTTGTCCAAAGTCCAACCAGCACTCCTTGTCTCAGACATGAGTCGCTGCCCTCCCACCCTCATCCCATccccttagaaaaagttcaaatatttacatttttaatcccattaaaaatgtaaaaaaaaaaaaaaaaaagagtgcaCGGTGCCATGCAGCTTAAATATCGGCAAAGTTCATCCGTTCTGTGTTGCTGTGACCTGCGTGGGCCCGAAATCCTCATCTTCCTCCAGGCTGCGTTTGCGACTTCCTATCAGAAACGCATTACAAGATTTGTTTTAACTTCCATGTTTATTAAACAGCTGAGAAAGATAACGTTTTATCATTAGCTGCTAACTACAATTAGGAAATTAGATGATAAGGCATAAGATTAATGTTTGGATTTATGACATTTTCAACAGAAACGCCCAAACACGTACACTTTACCAAATGCTATATAAATGAACCAAGGTCATTCTGCACCAtctcttaaaataaataaaatctttgtGTGAAAAAGTGAAAATTCATCTAAAACCAACCTGGCATCCCAGCTTGGAGGGAGAACGAGCGGCCCAGCTGCATTGGTGACATCATTTCAATGGTCAGCTTGGCAAGGTAGATTGCTTCATACTCCTGAACAAACAAAGATAACATCCACTGCAATAAAACTTGTTATAAATTAACCATGAAAACCATCCACACCGCTCTGATTTTCTGGGTCACCTGCCTGGGAAGTAAGATACATTAGGCTTCAAAGCTTCTCCACACCAGTCACTGACCTCAACAATAAGCCATCATTTTATCTCAGAAGTATCAAGTAAGTCAATTTAATTTGTCATGGATAAAAAAGATAAGTCACATTACTGTCTGGATGAATAAAATATAAAGGTGGAGTGAATTAACTTGTTTAAAGCGAAACTGGTTGGAGGATgggaaaaatattggttgttaatattggcccagttttatttataggACTGATatcgataaataaaaaaaaaaagaccaacaTCGGCcaatgccgatatattgtgcatccctaacaaaaagatttattttttaaGTGCAAAATACTAATTCAAGGTCACTTCAGTTATGTTTCACTGTCAGCAAATGGTAGGAACAGCTGAGGGCAGGGACATAAAAGAAAAGTTGAGTTCCCAAAGTTTCAATTTCACAAACTGAAAATCCTCCTGCAGTGTTTTGTGATGCTGCATCAAATGCGCAATGAAGTTGGACATATTACATTTCCCCAATTCTGTTCCAACAGGAAAACTAAAAATATCGCTCGTTACTTGCTTCTTCGCTAACACGCACTAATCTGATCACATGGGCTTTGCATGGTGGACGTAGGCGCTgctggatagaattgctggaatggAAGGTAAAGCGGGACCGACTGCTTATATCTGAGAGTTTGATGCAGTCTGATAGAATCTGATACAGTTTTGTGGGCCAATTTCGGACCTATTTCCAATATCTATTGGAACAGGACAGCCCTAGTTCAAAGTAGGCCTGGGCGATAATCGATTTAATGAATTAATTCAAATTTTTTGTTGCGggcgatttaaaaaaaaagtttctaagagggtgttcatttattcattattcATCTCAGAAATTAGGATTACATTTGTCTTGCttgtgtttaaataaaaaaactaaactgGCTTTAAGGTGCCTTAACTCATTGCTAATCTTAATTGAGGAGGAGAGAGAATCGGAAAAAAATCGTAAatcgaataaaaaataaaatcgaagattttatttttaagccgcatcgcccagccctagttaaaAGTAACTCAAAAATATGCCAAACAAGTAGAAAGAAAAAACTATTTTGGCTTaacagtagggctgcacaatacattACAAATGCATCGCCATTGTGATATCAGCATGTGCAACACACATATCGCAAAGAGCAGATAAAACCACAacaaatggtcagctcaaatgttttctACACATAATGAAATTTGTCAAAGAGAAGCATGACATTTTTGACAAATCAAGTAGAGCCCTTCAccgatttggccaattgggtgggttcttatAGGTTAGATTCCTGCCCCCTAGGCACGTAATTTAGATGGCTAGCAAACAACCGAGTTAGCTTCATCCTGCTCTTTCTGCCGATTCAGCTTtttccaggatccactgattgccttttctggttcatttcctttttccctttcctcacattatcTGATCACATTTTTTGCTCTTCCCActttttagtcatttttaaatttttgtttttgatttattttttttcttaagtatttgtttatttatttattaaatcataTCGTCAGCGCAGGTTTTCCAAATATCGTTCAGCCCTACTTAACTAATCCCCAATCCACACTGGCAACGGTGGCGTGAAACGGTGCTATGGTAACTATGAAAAATGTATACCTGCGTAGTGTTTCAGATTGTGCAGAAATATTAATGTCTGCAAGATTACCCCAAGTATTTCTCCGTTTTACCAGCCAGTTCACTAATATTGACCAACAAGAGGCACTTGTATACCTAAACATATTAGATCAGGTGTTCATACTGGATTTCCTGCTGGCCTGTATGTTGGTTTCTAACTCCATATAAAGTAGCTGTCGAGCCTCATGTCACCACCTGCTTGCATCTTACCTTCATCCCATTTGCCCTCAACAATTCTGGGATGTGTAACTAATGACAACagcaaaagttaaaaaaaaaaactaataccCTTGAGCCACTCCCCCTTGTTAATTTGAAATAAGGACCAAATGATTAAAATCCAAGCAGAATTGGGACTCAGCCCCAGTCTTACCTGTAGttgatgcacaaagcccacattgGGGTTGATGCAAAATCTCCTCTCCTGGACATAACTGAATGCATCCCTGCAGAGTTTAAAGTGGGGAGAAACTGAAGCAGAACACACTTCTCCAATTAATCTTTGtctacagcaaaaaaaaaaaaaaaaaaaaaagtcacctgTATTTCATCCCAAATGTTTCCATCAGGTAggcgatcaccaaagcagcactgAAAGTACAGATATACCCCGGTGGTTACGATGACATTTAGATGGATTTGGTCTTGTATTAGCATCAAAACAAAAACTACTGATATTATACATCTGAGTATGGCTGGACGATATATAAAAAAGCATATCAAGAAAAAATGCTCTTATTGACCTAAATCTATAATAGATAACTACAAAAAAAGTAGAAAATATATTAAGtgcagccctggcatttttatggcATCACTTTATGATAAAACCAGCTACCATAGGTATTTATTGAGAAAACAACCCTCGTTTATTTTTTATCAGACGTGTAAaaagggagcccaagtctccttcctttccggtcggctcatgggtccccgcaggaacaaataaatgaatgcaagtcaatggagctattttcgaatccgctttgccttacgtcctGATTCACACTCGtgctgtacttcaatttaaacgaaaagtaatgatgtgtttcgaccacgcctgtcacatactttgagattatcagcttgtaaaagttcgtaattagcatgactacaaatcagatgtcggcacgtcgcatatatgacgtcacaacagaatctcctctcccctagcatagctgctacttaccacatggccagatttatggtggtttgaAGTTCgcaaaacttacagccatttttcttctgcttttctccatgtctggttcggtgacatcactttggtgatgcacatttgtagtcctggttgtattttcacacaaaacctaaaataacttttgcccgatttaaataaacactttctatgcatcagaatgtgtctttgacattcacggacatcatatatgAAATCCATGGCTCAtaacggaattagaaaatagcagttTAAAGCCCCATTGACATGCATTCGATTTTTCGTTCTTCAGGGGACCCATGGTTTGGAAGTAGATGGACGTGACTTAGGCACCTTATTAGGTTTGTATCCAAATTTTGATATTGTTTAACTTTCTACACATTTTACCACGGCctacagcagggctattcaattctgggccttgagggccggtatccagcatgttttagttttaactgtgcttcaacacacctgattttaatcagcaggtgattaacaggcttctgcagaacccgatgagctgctgcacaggtgactcaaccactgaatctagtgagttggaccagagaaaccactaaaaccatGGGAC
This genomic window from Nothobranchius furzeri strain GRZ-AD chromosome 9, NfurGRZ-RIMD1, whole genome shotgun sequence contains:
- the gnpnat1 gene encoding glucosamine 6-phosphate N-acetyltransferase is translated as MLLDETPLFEPSLLQELDWSGNAACFSPPISPSSPGDGLVLRPLCTADFNRGFFKVLSQLTKTGDITPELFVNKFKHMKTTGDYYVVVVEDTNLGQIVATATLITEHKFIHSCAKRGRVEEVVVSDVCRGKQLGKLLVSTLTLLSKKLNCYKITLECAPKNVAFYQKFGYSASDETYMQRRFCD